The genomic stretch TTCCGTCTTGCGTCCCTTTGTTCACAAACGGTACTTTACACTTAACCGTAATGCTTGCAGCACTGCGCTCAGCCAGTTCAAAACCGGTCGCCTGATTTACCTGAAAATCAAATTCAGCATCGCCCTGCTTGACTATATACAGCCAAATAGCCAGTGACGCGACCCCGGCTGCAACCAACAACCCAATGAAAAAATCCACCGCTATGCCTCCATCCGCTAAACTCCAGTAATATAATTATACCAAAAAAACCCTGTAAGGGCTAGTACTGCACCAACCCAGAATCCCACAATTGCTGCCGGATGAATTTCCGTAATACTGCTCCTCCGCAGCCTTAACACCAGGCTTTAGCAGCATCCGCCAAAATTACCGCTTCAAATCCGACATTGCCTGTATCCATAACCAGACCTGCCATCTGCCGCACCCGGTCCAGGCCGGCTGAAACACACAGCCGGACACTGCCGGTCAGGGCAGTGTCGGCTAACTGTCCCGCTGCGGCCAGCGCCTCATATGCCGCCACTGCCGTAGCCCTGGCCGGATCAACCATATGTACCGCCGGACCGACAACAGCCCGAATCGTCCGCTCAATAAACGGATAGTGCGTACAGCCTAAAATCAAAGTATCCATTCCGGCGGCCTTCAACGAAGCAAGCGCTGCCAACACCGCTTGCTCAACTTGCTCACCCTCGATGATCCCTTGCTCAATCAGCGGCACCAGAGCCGGACAAGCCTGAGGATAAATGCCGGCCAGCGGCGCAGCCGCTCGAAAGGCCCGGTAATGGGCGCCGCTGGCAATGGTCGCCTGGGTGGCAATCACCCCGATCTGCTTATTGCGGCTAACCTTTAGAGCCTGCATCACGCCGGTATTCATCCCGACCAGTGTAAAAGGGTAGTTCCGCCGCGCTTCCTCCAGGCCCAGCGCAGTCATGGTATTGCAGGCAAAGATCGCCATCTTAACCTGTTGCCTGGCAAAGAATGTTAAAATCTGGTGCATAAAGCCTAAAATTTGCGCTGGGGACCGCGACCCATAGGGCGCTCTGGCAGTGTCGCCAAAATAGATAAGATTTTCCTGCGGCAGAATCTGTCGTACTTCCTTGACCACGGTAAGACCGCCTATCCCCGAATCAAATATACCGATGGGCGCATGATTTCCCATTGCGCCACCTCCCTTGTCACAGTTATTCTGCCTAACAGTTCTGCATTATATTCAACAGCTGAATGATGCGACAGGCGGCCTGACTTAAACCTGCTCAACTGCTTTTAGTTTATTGCAATACACAGCCGGCAGTCTGATGACTTTCCCACGGCTGTCGGTGAATACATTCTGCGTTCGCCCGGTTGCCAGCAATAATCCGTCAGCCTCACGCACGATTCTATAACTGAAAACCATCTTTACCGCCGTAAGCTTTTCAGCCTGGGTTTCAATCAGGATACCATCGTCAAATCTTGCTGAAGCCCGGTATTTGCAGGCCACATCGGTGATGGGAAATACGATCCCCTCGGCGATTAATTCATTTAGTGTAATTCCGGCCTGACGT from Dendrosporobacter quercicolus encodes the following:
- the murI gene encoding glutamate racemase; this translates as MGNHAPIGIFDSGIGGLTVVKEVRQILPQENLIYFGDTARAPYGSRSPAQILGFMHQILTFFARQQVKMAIFACNTMTALGLEEARRNYPFTLVGMNTGVMQALKVSRNKQIGVIATQATIASGAHYRAFRAAAPLAGIYPQACPALVPLIEQGIIEGEQVEQAVLAALASLKAAGMDTLILGCTHYPFIERTIRAVVGPAVHMVDPARATAVAAYEALAAAGQLADTALTGSVRLCVSAGLDRVRQMAGLVMDTGNVGFEAVILADAAKAWC
- a CDS encoding acyl-CoA thioesterase: MAAVVRDKVRFVETDAMGVVHHSNYFRWFEMGRVEFLRQAGITLNELIAEGIVFPITDVACKYRASARFDDGILIETQAEKLTAVKMVFSYRIVREADGLLLATGRTQNVFTDSRGKVIRLPAVYCNKLKAVEQV